The following proteins are co-located in the Rattus norvegicus strain BN/NHsdMcwi chromosome 19, GRCr8, whole genome shotgun sequence genome:
- the Car5a gene encoding carbonic anhydrase 5A, mitochondrial precursor, whose protein sequence is MLRAKMLGRGPYKPLAILRHMGPLCATRPQHWRFQHSYAEKHSNCARHPLWTGPVSSPGGTQQSPINIQWTDSVYDPKLAPLRVSYDAASCRYLWNTGYFFQVEFDDSCEESGISGGPLGNHYRLKQFHFHWGATDEWGSEHMVDGHAYPAELHLVHWNSMKYENYKKATTGENGLAVIGVFLKLGAHHEALQRLVDILPEVRHKDTQVTMGPFDPSCLLPACRDYWTYPGSLTTPPLAESVTWIVHKMPIEVSPSQLSTFRTLLFSGRGEDEEVMVNNFRPLQPLRGRNVRSSFQVPRVGTKS, encoded by the exons ATGCTCAGAGCCAAGATGCTCGGGAGAGGCCCCTACAAGCCCTTAGCCATCCTCAGGCACATGGGACCTCTCTGTGCcacaaggccacagcactggcgCTTCCAGCATTCCTACGCAGAGAAACACAGCAACTGTGCCC GGCACCCTCTCTGGACTGGCCCAGTGTCCTCACCGGGAGGCACCCAGCAGTCTCCCATTAATATCCAGTGGACGGATAGTGTCTATGACCCGAAGCTGGCACCGCTCAGGGTCTCCTATGATGCTGCGTCCTGCAGATACCTCTGGAACACTGGTTACTTCTTCCAGGTGGAGTTTGACGATTCCTGTGAGGAGTCAG GGATCAGTGGTGGGCCTCTGGGAAACCACTACAGGCTGAAGCAGTTTCACTTCCACTGGGGAGCAACAGATGAATGGGGCTCTGAGCACATGGTGGACGGCCATGCCTACCCGGCTGAG CTCCATTTGGTTCACTGGAATTCCATGAAATATGAAAATTACAAGAAAGCCACCACGGGGGAGAATGGACTGGCGGTGATTGGAGTGTTTCTGAAG CTCGGGGCCCATCACGAGGCCCTGCAGAGGCTGGTGGACATCTTGCCGGAAGTAAGACACAAG GACACACAGGTGACCATGGGGCCCTTTGACCCTtcttgcctgctgcctgcctgccgggATTACTGGACCTACCCTGGCTCCCTCACCACCCCACCACTGGCTGAGTCAGTCACCTGGATTGTGCACAAGATGCCCATTGAGGTGTCCCCGAGCCAG CTGTCCACATTCCGTACACTCTTGTTCTCCGGGCGAGGTGAGGACGAGGAGGTGATGGTGAACAACTTCCGCCCGCTCCAACCACTCAGGGGCCGCAACGTTCGCTCCTCCTTCCAGGTCCCCAGGGTGGGAACAAAGTCTTGA